CTACGAGCAGACTATTTTTGTCAGTAGTTAAGGCAAATTCTATGTTATGAAGCCCATAATCTGTCAGTTCGATGGAGCTCTCTTCCGGTGCTTCTATACCAAACATCGGCTTCTCAACAAGGGCTATTTTTGCCGGATCAAACTCCGGATGATTGAGAAAACGGAAGATTTGTCTCGACTCTTCTACTACTTCGATATGCTCAACAAACCATGCACGGGAAAGATAATCGGCATTCTCATAGATTGTCACTCGTCTATCCCGATCGTATAGAACATAGCTGAGATTATCAAATGGTAACTGAACAGGTGAGATCAGGTATTTGACATTTAGCATCTTCACTACATTCCAATTGATCGGTACCCGGTATTGAACCTCGGCATTGAGAGAATGATCGAGTATATCCTGATATCTCTGTAATTTAGCACCATGATAGCCACCTATAGTTTGGTGATAATACGCCCATCTGCTCTGCCCGAACTCTCCTCCTATCGGATAGATCCTGAACAGATCCTCATCTTCTAAGAGAAATCTGTCCGCTTCAGTATCTTGAAATGCTGCCTGGATCTCTTGTTGGGGCACTAAGTTCTTTAAATGTTTGCGGTTAACTAACATTAGATCCGATATAACTAAAACTGCTAAGATTGTCATATAGACATAAGGGGTTATACCCTTTCTCTTGAGCAGGAGATAAGTTAACAGGAAGAAAACAGTTAGAAAAGCAAAGGCAATAACACCACTTGTCTTAAACTGGCTTTGACGAACATCTTGTAAAAAGTCGATCTGATTTGGTTCATAACGACCGGTGTCGGAAGCATGTTGAAAGGGGAGAACATTCCAGAAACCGGCAGCCGATAAGATAACAAACAATAAAAACGCTATCCCTGAAAATAGCAATAACTTGCGGATCAATTTGTTAAATTTCTCGTTCCCCTCTTCCATCTTGTCGATGATCAGCTTGATCCCGTATCCGGCTAAGATTGCCATACTGAACTGCAGCAAGATAAGGATCATTGCCGGTACGCGGAACTTGTTAAAGAAAGGAAAGTAGGAGAGCAAGTAATTAGAGAGCAAAGGAAAATGTCTGCCGAAAGAGAAAAAGAGACTGACCAGTGAGACAGCAGTTAACATTTTGACAATGCGGGATTTCCAGTGAAAGATCGCCAATAACGCCAGTGCAAAGATTATGATACCCATATACATATGTGTTTGGGTAAACGGCATCCAGCCCCAATAGAAGGGTGAAATGCCACCAAAAAACTCCGGTATGATAAAAGTCAGGATCTCCAAGGGATGAAAAGACCAGCTGGTGGCGTAATCTCGACCCAACCCTGTATCACCACCACGGATAGTATAATGCCCATATTCCCAAACACTTAAATAGGGCTGTGCTACCGCCAATCCAACTATTAACAGGGTTATGACAAAGAGAATTACTGCTGTTAAGAACTCCTTACTCTTGTAATCTTTCAAATGCCAGAAGAGACTAAAAATTCCGTAAACTAAGATCATTAACATCGTGTAATATGTTATCTGGGCATGATTTTCCCGGAACTGCAGGATAAGAAACATCGCCGTTAAACCCATACCAAGAAGATCTCTGTTCTTAAAGAGATAATTGACAGCCCAGAATATCCAAGGGATATATATTATTGCTCGGTATTTCGTATCGTGACCGATCTCTATCAACCCTATGAAATGACAGGAGAGAGCAAATGCCATCCCGGAAATGAATGCCTGTAACGGCTTAAAACCGAGTGACAACATGAGAATATACATTCCTAACCCGGCAAGAAACATATAAAATACCCGCCAGTTGATCAGGTAAGTGGTAAAGAAATCAAAGATGTTTTTCACAAAGGGATAACGCGCCGGATAGCTGATCAAATAACCGGGCATACCGGAAAACAGATTACTGTTCCAGAGAGCTAAATCTGGATTCTCTTCATTATATCTGATCTGCACCTCTGCAGCACCACGCCATTGCAGATTATCATTAGATTTAGGAGCATAACCGAGATATCCCATCCTAATAAAGAAGATCGATAATAAGACAAGTATCAACCCTATAAAGAGTAAATGGTTATAACGATGATTAACTAATGGTTCAAGAAAGTCTCTCTTCACGATTGGTTCTAACTTCTTCTTTTTCTTCATCTTACCTTACCTTGCAGAATTTTCTTTAATTTACAGCTCTGGACTTTCCAGTCAATAAAAAAGAGATAAGCATGTCCATGGGAAGCAAAGCAAGCATTGGACCACGGAGAAACAGAGAACACGGAGAAAAGAATGAGATGCCCCAGCGGAATAATAGCAAGAAGTAAATGTTATATCATTAAAAAACAATATGATAGATACATTATAAAAACGTGTCATCCTGAGTATTCTGCTGGCAGCTTCTTGCTTAACTTACAGCAGAATGTATCGAACCGAGGATAACGCTTCTTTGTGGCTGCTTCCGAGCTCGGCGAAGCCAACAAAGGAGATAGGTATAGCAAGTCTATTGGGAGTGGAGCAAGCATTGAACACGGATACACACGGATTGAATACATTGATGCACCAGCGGAAGCATAGCAGGAAGGAATAGAACGCGGATCTGACGGGAAAAGAAGATCAAACGGATAAAATGCATTGTAGGGGCGACCGGTGGTTGCCCTTTTTTATACAAAGACCGATGTCTAAGCTACAAAAACCTTGCCAAAAAGAGTATACAGGAAATCAGTTTGCTCCATGGAGGTTAGGAATGAATGAAGATAGAATAAGATTAGGCATCAGTACATGTCTCTTAGGAGAAAAAGTTCGTTATGACGGACAGCATAAATATGATCGTTTCTTGGTGGAGACTCTCGGTCCTTACGTTGAGTATGTTCCGGTATGTCCGGAAGTCGAAAGTGGTTTACCAATACCGCGAGAGGCAATGCGTTTGGTGGGTGATCCGCAAAATCCGAAACTGCTGACTACCAACACCGGCATAGATCATACTGACCGGATGCTCAATTTTTCAAGAAAAAAAGTGAAAGATATACATAAAGAACAACTTTGTGGTTTCGTTTTCAAAAGTAAATCTCCCAGCAGCGGAATGGAAAGGGTTAAGGTTTACTCAGAAAAGGGAGGCACAGCCCAGAAAAATGGTGTCGGCTTATTTGCTCGTGAATTTATGAACTCCTTCCCTCTTTTGCCTGTAGAAGAAGATGGCAGACTTAATGATCCGCTTTTAAGAGAAAATTTTATTGAACGGATCTTTATTATGCATCGTTGGCAACAAATGCTCAATAACAAACCTAAAGTTGGAGAGCTGGTCAAGTTTCATACCAAACATAAGTTATTGATCATGGCTCACAGTCCTGAACATTATAGAGTTTTAGGAAAACTCGTTGCTGATGCTGCTAAAAATCCCTTCGCTGAAATTGCAGAAAGATATCTGACTCTCTTGATGGAAGGAACAAAGAGAATAGCTACCCGTCGTAAACATCAAAATGTACTGCTTCATATCTTGGGTTATTTCAAGAAAGATCTAACATCCGATGAAAAAGCTGAACTACTGGAGATCATTGAGCAGTTTAAAACAGAACACCTACCCTTGATTGTTCCAATTACCCTTATTAACCATTATGTTAGGAAATATCACAAACCATATTTGGCAGAGCAATACTATCTCAATCCACATCCGAAAGAGCTGAACTTACGAAATCATTGCTGAAAAAGTCATAAGCAGATCCCTGCTTGAAATACTAATTGACAAAATGACTTATGTTTAGTGATATCATTTGTGTCTTAGGGATAAAATAAAATTAAACCTATAAACTTTGGAGGAGAAGATTATGAAAACAATGATAATTGAAAGAGTGTTTATACTCTTGTTAGCCGTTATGTTTACTTCGACAAGCATCTTTGCCGGTATCAATGTTAACTCATTGGAAAATGATGAAGCAATGCGGGAAAAATTGAAGATTCTTGAGAAAAGAGCAGCAGAAGAAATATCTATTGAGGATTATAATTTAAACAAAGCAAGAGCAGAACAAAGTGATCCGCAAAAAGAATTATTCCGCTGGGATGACAATATCTGGGTCTTTAACTCAACAAATCATGAAAAACACCCTTCGATGTGTTATGATGTCAATAACGATGAGCGAATTTTCATAGCAGCAGAGATTTGGGAAGCTAATACTGTTCCGAAGGATATTGCTATCAAAAGGAGTGTTGATCACGGAGAAAACTGGACAATGACGAATGATAATTATTATCTCATTCCTGGAATTGTAGAACATCCCTATATGATGCCTAAGCTATATCAGATATCTGCCGATAAGATAGGTATGATTTATGTACGACAGTATGATGTCGATGATTGGGATGTTTATTTCAGAAGCTTTTCAACCGCTAACGTTTCGGAAAACGAAGAATCGTCTGTTGATGTAACTATCGCAAAGTTAACAAAACCATCTCTATGCTCCGATTATCTGACTTTTTCCAATGAACCGTATATCCATGCCGTTTATATCAATGGGTCTGCTTCTCCGAGACAATTGTTATACAAGAGAAGTGTTGACCTCGGTATTTCATGGCAAGCACCTCAGATATTAGCGACCATTAGTCCCTTGGTTGATAGTGATAATTTACATACTTCGATTGATGTTTTTGGGACTAATATCGCCATCACTTATGTCGATAGAGAAGGTGATCATGAAGCTATCAAAGTTTTAGTTTCCAACAATTCAGGTAGCACTTGGGGTTCTCCGATCACTATCTCTTCTGATAAAGATCTGGGATTACCGCAAATACGAGTTGTAGATAACAATAATATTATTGTAGTATTCGAATATTGGTTCACTGAGCTCGACGTAGATATACATTACGCCTATTCCAATAACGCCGGAAGTACTTTTACCGATAATCTTCCTTTAGCACAACAAGTATATCATGAACGCTTCCCAAATATTTCATCCTTTAAGACCGGTTCAGTCGGCAGTGATGTCTATGTCGTCTATACAATGTTGCCTGATGAGGTCTATGTTACTAAAGCACTCGATCTCGATTTTGAAGATTGGTCTGAACCTGCACCCATAAAACAAACCGAAACAGATGTCAGTGAGAGTGATATCAGTGCGATTATTGTATTGCCGATCAATGGTGTGCCGAAAAGCGCTGTTGCTTGGGCTGAACACTGGTCAGTAGATGATATAGATATCTATTTCGATGGTGAATGGCGTGAAGAAACCAGTGTTGATGACATAGAGACGATAACAAATGCTACTATACTAAGGGGTAACTATCCCAATCCTTTTAATCCAGATACAAACATAGAATTTTATTTGGCTGAAGCCGGTGTTGTCTCTATCAACATTTATAATATCAAAGGTCAAAAGGTTAAAACCCTGATCAATGATATGTTACATGTCGGTGAACATAGAATTGTCTGGAACGGAGAGAATGACAATGGTCAGATAGTAAGTAGTGGTATCTATTTCTATAATATGACTACCCAAAACTACTCCGAAACGAAGAAGATGATCCTGATGAAATAAAATTGACGAACCAGCGGAAGGCGAAGCAAGAAGAGAATAGAACACGGATTGGACAGAAAAATAAGATCAAACGGATAAATGCATTGTAGGGGCGGTTGACTTCGTCGAGCTCGGAAGCAGCCACAAAGCCAACGAATGTGTTGACTTCGTCGAGCTCGGAAGCAGCCACAATGAAGCAATTTCCTCGGTTCGCTATGCTCCGGGTTTGTTTAATGTAGCAAAGCAAGACAATAAATAATCATGCCCCGCAGGGGTATGAAATAAGATAGCCTGGCACTTCAGTGTCAGGTATTGAATGGATCTGTTCCCGCCCGTCACCCAAATGGAGCGGAGCTCCATTACCTGAGGTTGAAACCTCAGGCTATGATATGTCACCCATCGCTAAAGCTCAGGACAGGGTTGGCAAAGCTATCCACACCGATGAAAAAACAATGAAAGCAGATAAAAAAAATTGATGCACCAGCGGAAGCTTAATAGGTAGAAATAGAACGCGGATTTGACGGAAAATGAAGATTATACGGATAAAAAAACTAGGTTTCAGGTGTTGGGTTTTAAAGCATAAGGGATAAAAAATTGGAGGGGTGACCTGTGTTTACCCATTTGATATAAACAATTACAGTTGACAAAATAGGGTATTGTTGAGATAAAAAGATTAAATTGGAGGTTCTTATGAAGATATTAATTATTCTGTTATCGGTTCTGTTGTTCATAAGCTGTCTGTTTGCATCGGAATTTGACGAAAATCTGCAACAATTATTGGAAGAAGATGGCAAAGCTTACGTCAAACCTTTGGTAACTGCTTATGGTTCTAATTTGAATTCTGGATTGTATAACACAGCCGATGTCTTAAAACCGAGTATTCTGAGACCGATCAGATTTGGTTTTACTTTCCATACAATGTTAGCCATGATACCGAGTTCTGACAAGACTTTCGAAGCTTCTTTAGTAGAGGGAAATACTTCTACTGTCTTCGGAGATAAAGGTATAACAGGTTACCCCGATGGTTTTAATGTCTCGATGCTGCCATTATTTGTTCCTCAATTCCGCTTTGGGTTACCTGCCGGTAATGAATTGCTGGTACGTTATCTGCCTCCATTAGAATTACAGGACTATGGAGATGTAACCTTTTGGGGAGTTGGTTTAAAGCATAGTATAGATCAATACATTCCGCTATTCCCAATTAATCTGGCTGTACAGGGTGCATATCAATCATTTTCTGTCGGTGAGCTTGTTGATATAACAAGCTTTGCCGTCAATGCCCATGCCAGTAAGTCCTTGTTGATGTGGACATTATATGGTGGTCTCGGCTATGAAGAGACGACATTAAAAGCTAAGTATGATCACATATCAGATCCCGATCCGGTCGAATTCGAAGTCAAAGGGGATAATAACTTCCGTATGACAGCCGGATTCCGATATGCAATTCTACCCTTTATTCACCTTAATGCAGACTACACAATATCTCAATATCAAGTAATCACCTTAGGTTTAGGATTATCTTTGTAAAACGACTTTTTATAAGCAAGGGAGGGGTTTCATGGAATTTAATGACCTCTTAATGACCCGTAAAAGTGTTCGCAGTTATCTTTCTGAACCGATACCGGATGATGTTCTACAGGGAATATTAGAAGCAGGACGTAATGCTCCATCTTTCCAAAACAAACAGTGCTGGCGCTTTGTTGTGATCAATAACAGAGAAGAGATCAAACGGTTCTCGTCCAACATTGGATTAATCGGAAAAGTAAATTTCTTTATCAAAGATGCTCCAATAATCATTGTTGGGTGTGCCGATCCTGCAAAAAGTGGAACTGTTAACAAACAGAGCTATTATCTGGTAGATACCACAATTGCCTTCCAACAAATGATGCTAGCTGCCTGGAATTATGGGATTGGTAGTTGCTGGATGGCTGCTTTTGATGAAGATAAGGTTAAGAAGTTTCTCTCGATCCCGAAAAATATCCGCGTCGTTGCTATCAGCCCCTTTGGATATCCTAAAGCCAAAGAATCAATTTATGGTAAGGTGATCAAACTATTTGCCAGTAGTAACTTTAGACAAAAAATAGATGAAATGGTCTGCTATAATAAGTGGACTTTTGAATAAACTTATCCTTCATTAAATTCTGCACCGTATTTGCCGGCTCTAT
This window of the Candidatus Cloacimonadota bacterium genome carries:
- a CDS encoding nitroreductase family protein, with translation MEFNDLLMTRKSVRSYLSEPIPDDVLQGILEAGRNAPSFQNKQCWRFVVINNREEIKRFSSNIGLIGKVNFFIKDAPIIIVGCADPAKSGTVNKQSYYLVDTTIAFQQMMLAAWNYGIGSCWMAAFDEDKVKKFLSIPKNIRVVAISPFGYPKAKESIYGKVIKLFASSNFRQKIDEMVCYNKWTFE
- a CDS encoding YfhO family protein, coding for MKKKKKLEPIVKRDFLEPLVNHRYNHLLFIGLILVLLSIFFIRMGYLGYAPKSNDNLQWRGAAEVQIRYNEENPDLALWNSNLFSGMPGYLISYPARYPFVKNIFDFFTTYLINWRVFYMFLAGLGMYILMLSLGFKPLQAFISGMAFALSCHFIGLIEIGHDTKYRAIIYIPWIFWAVNYLFKNRDLLGMGLTAMFLILQFRENHAQITYYTMLMILVYGIFSLFWHLKDYKSKEFLTAVILFVITLLIVGLAVAQPYLSVWEYGHYTIRGGDTGLGRDYATSWSFHPLEILTFIIPEFFGGISPFYWGWMPFTQTHMYMGIIIFALALLAIFHWKSRIVKMLTAVSLVSLFFSFGRHFPLLSNYLLSYFPFFNKFRVPAMILILLQFSMAILAGYGIKLIIDKMEEGNEKFNKLIRKLLLFSGIAFLLFVILSAAGFWNVLPFQHASDTGRYEPNQIDFLQDVRQSQFKTSGVIAFAFLTVFFLLTYLLLKRKGITPYVYMTILAVLVISDLMLVNRKHLKNLVPQQEIQAAFQDTEADRFLLEDEDLFRIYPIGGEFGQSRWAYYHQTIGGYHGAKLQRYQDILDHSLNAEVQYRVPINWNVVKMLNVKYLISPVQLPFDNLSYVLYDRDRRVTIYENADYLSRAWFVEHIEVVEESRQIFRFLNHPEFDPAKIALVEKPMFGIEAPEESSIELTDYGLHNIEFALTTDKNSLLVVSEIYYPAGWNAYLNGSKVEIIPVNHILRGVVIPPGEHLLEMRFEPASYRISLIMSLLGLITTVLLVIIGLIQYYRKNYRGEIVYVIKND
- a CDS encoding DUF523 and DUF1722 domain-containing protein, yielding MNEDRIRLGISTCLLGEKVRYDGQHKYDRFLVETLGPYVEYVPVCPEVESGLPIPREAMRLVGDPQNPKLLTTNTGIDHTDRMLNFSRKKVKDIHKEQLCGFVFKSKSPSSGMERVKVYSEKGGTAQKNGVGLFAREFMNSFPLLPVEEDGRLNDPLLRENFIERIFIMHRWQQMLNNKPKVGELVKFHTKHKLLIMAHSPEHYRVLGKLVADAAKNPFAEIAERYLTLLMEGTKRIATRRKHQNVLLHILGYFKKDLTSDEKAELLEIIEQFKTEHLPLIVPITLINHYVRKYHKPYLAEQYYLNPHPKELNLRNHC
- a CDS encoding T9SS type A sorting domain-containing protein; the encoded protein is MKTMIIERVFILLLAVMFTSTSIFAGINVNSLENDEAMREKLKILEKRAAEEISIEDYNLNKARAEQSDPQKELFRWDDNIWVFNSTNHEKHPSMCYDVNNDERIFIAAEIWEANTVPKDIAIKRSVDHGENWTMTNDNYYLIPGIVEHPYMMPKLYQISADKIGMIYVRQYDVDDWDVYFRSFSTANVSENEESSVDVTIAKLTKPSLCSDYLTFSNEPYIHAVYINGSASPRQLLYKRSVDLGISWQAPQILATISPLVDSDNLHTSIDVFGTNIAITYVDREGDHEAIKVLVSNNSGSTWGSPITISSDKDLGLPQIRVVDNNNIIVVFEYWFTELDVDIHYAYSNNAGSTFTDNLPLAQQVYHERFPNISSFKTGSVGSDVYVVYTMLPDEVYVTKALDLDFEDWSEPAPIKQTETDVSESDISAIIVLPINGVPKSAVAWAEHWSVDDIDIYFDGEWREETSVDDIETITNATILRGNYPNPFNPDTNIEFYLAEAGVVSINIYNIKGQKVKTLINDMLHVGEHRIVWNGENDNGQIVSSGIYFYNMTTQNYSETKKMILMK